A region of the Halostella limicola genome:
CGCCACGCTCCGCCGGGCGACGGTCCACGGCGTCCGCCTCTACAACGCCGGGGAGTTCCACGAGTCGCACGACTGCTTCGAGGACGAGTGGTACAACTACGGCCGCGGCTCCACGGAGAGCGCGTTCCTCCACGGGATGGTGCAGGTCGCCGCCGGCGCGTACAAGCACTTCGACTTCGAGGACGACGACGGGATGCGCTCGCTGTTCGACACCGCGCTCCAGTACTTCCACGACGTGCCGAGCGACTTCTACGGCGTCGACCTGCTGGACGTGCGCACTACGCTGACGAACGCGCTGAACGACCCTACAGCGCTTCACGGCTGGAAGATCCCGCTCGACGGCGAGCGCCCGACCGCCCGCGAGGAGGACTTCGCGTTCGTCGAGGCGATGGAGCACTGAATCTCAACGCACTTTACCCCGGGGGTTCTGACACTACCCAATGCGAGTCGAACAGGTTGGCGACGGGACGCCGGAGATAGCGGTCGTCGCCGGCATCCACGGCGACGAACTGGGCGGCGTGCGCGCCGTCGAACGACTGCTCGACGAACCGCTCACCGTCGACCGGCCGGTGAAGTTCATCATCGCGAACGAGGAGGCGATCGAGGCCGGCGAGCGCTACCTCGAAGCGGACCTGAACCGCTCGTTCCCCGGCGACCCCGACGCCGACGAGCACGAGCGCCGCCTCGCGGCGGCGATCGCGGAGGAGATCGAGGGCTGTCTGACGCTGGCGCTGCACTCCACGCAGTCGTACGCCGAGCCGTTCGCGGTCGTCGACGGCATCGACGACATGGCCCGCGAGATCTGCCCGCAGCTCTCCGTCGCGGCAGTCGTCGAGACGAGCGAGTACATCCAGGGGCGCATCTTCGTCGCCGCGGACGCCATCGAGATCGAGACCGGGCTGCAGGGGTCGGACCAGTCCGAGGAGAACGCGCTCCGGATCGTCCGGGAGTTCCTCACCGCGACCGGCGTCCTCCCCGGCGACACGGTGCGGCGCGAGCTTCCGGCGTACAAGCTGCTCCGCCCCATCAACAAGGAGCCGGCCGACGAGTACGAGGTGTTCGCGGAGAACTTCGAGCGCGTCGCCGCCGGCGAGCGGTTCGCGGCGGCCGACGGCGACCCCCTCACCGCCGAGGACGACTTCTACCCCGTCTTACTGTCGCCGTACGGCTACACCAACGTCTTCGGCTACGCGGCGGAGAAGATAGACACCCTATAAGAGAATGACCTTGCGCGCCGCTGGCGCGCTGCGCCGTTTCAATGTCCACCGGAGCGGCTTCGCCGCTCCGAGCCGTCCCACACTCCGTTCGCGAAGACGCCAACGAGCGCCTCCGGAGCTCGTTCCAGGCCGCAAGTTTGCGCGAGTCGCCGTGAGACCGAAGGCCTCACGAGCCTTCACTCGCTTCGCTCGTGAAGACGCCGGTGGTCGCGGCGACACGCTCTCGGAGCGCCTGCCCTTCCCCGTGCGTCTCGCGGCTACGCCTCGAGGATCGTGACGCTACGCGTCACGGTGCTGGCGACGAGACGCCAGCGCGGCCGCTTGGCAATGTCGAACCGAGCGCGGCCGGTGAACGGTATCGAATGAAACGCGAGAACCCCGTCGGTCACGCCGCGTCGGTCGGCTACTCCTCGGGCGCGAACTCCACGAGCGTCAGGTCGCGGTCGAGTTCGCAGCGGTCGTGCGGCGGGTCGCCGACGACCTCCTCGATCTGTCGCTCCTCGGTGTCGCTCGCACCGTCGGCGACGCAGTACTCGTGGCTCGGGCACTCGACGTGTGGGCAGGGGCCGGCGAGGCTCACCTTGCTCCCCGCGTAGGCGTTCTTCGACGGGACGTTCGCGCGGACCGGCGCGGGTTCGACCTCGACGGCGCGGACGCCGCCGTCGTGGACGGCGCACTCCAGCGTCTGGGCGTTGTCGCGGAGGCCCGTGACGCGGTACCTGACGCCGTCGTCGAGGTTGAGACACTGGCTGCGGTAGGGACAGCCCTCGCAGCCGGGGGCCTCCCCGTGGTAGACGAACTCCTCGCCGACGGACGCGAGGCGCGTGCCGACGAGCGTGACCTGGCTCATGGCCGCCCGTAAGCGGTCGCGGTGGTTAAGTTTCTCGTCCGGTCAGTTCGTCGAGACGCTCGAAGTAGTCCTCGCGGGGGACCTGGTACAGGTCGCGGTAGTCCACCTCGCCGTCGGCGAAGGACTCGGCGAGGTCCATCGCGCCGGCGACCGCGGCGTCGCGGCTCTCGTAGCGGTCGCCGCCGTGGTCGACGTCCGGCTCCAGGTACAGCGTCACGTGCCAGTCGGCGTTCGCGGCGGGCGAGGTCCCGGGCCGGCGCGCGTTGCGCCGCCCTCGGGTCAGGTACAGTGTGGGGAGGCACTCGGCCGGGAACGCGTCCGAGTCGAACACGTCGGGGCGGTAAGCGAGGATCAGTCGCCCGTCGGGCTCCT
Encoded here:
- a CDS encoding DUF309 domain-containing protein; this encodes MDDHTRDASVGPPAGDPTGWREDGQWEHATLRRATVHGVRLYNAGEFHESHDCFEDEWYNYGRGSTESAFLHGMVQVAAGAYKHFDFEDDDGMRSLFDTALQYFHDVPSDFYGVDLLDVRTTLTNALNDPTALHGWKIPLDGERPTAREEDFAFVEAMEH
- a CDS encoding M14 family metallopeptidase, which translates into the protein MRVEQVGDGTPEIAVVAGIHGDELGGVRAVERLLDEPLTVDRPVKFIIANEEAIEAGERYLEADLNRSFPGDPDADEHERRLAAAIAEEIEGCLTLALHSTQSYAEPFAVVDGIDDMAREICPQLSVAAVVETSEYIQGRIFVAADAIEIETGLQGSDQSEENALRIVREFLTATGVLPGDTVRRELPAYKLLRPINKEPADEYEVFAENFERVAAGERFAAADGDPLTAEDDFYPVLLSPYGYTNVFGYAAEKIDTL
- a CDS encoding UPF0179 family protein translates to MSQVTLVGTRLASVGEEFVYHGEAPGCEGCPYRSQCLNLDDGVRYRVTGLRDNAQTLECAVHDGGVRAVEVEPAPVRANVPSKNAYAGSKVSLAGPCPHVECPSHEYCVADGASDTEERQIEEVVGDPPHDRCELDRDLTLVEFAPEE
- a CDS encoding DUF5820 family protein, coding for MTDVDAPEGWVVWNEEPDGRLILAYRPDVFDSDAFPAECLPTLYLTRGRRNARRPGTSPAANADWHVTLYLEPDVDHGGDRYESRDAAVAGAMDLAESFADGEVDYRDLYQVPREDYFERLDELTGRET